In the Sphingobacterium sp. PCS056 genome, CCTTTCAAAACCAATAATGGCTCCACAAAATATGGATACCAGTACATTCCAAATATATTGATTATCAAAAAAATTCAGCAAAGAGTCCATAGCAATCGAAGAATATTATAAATAGGCATATGTTATACCATCACCTCCACGATCCTGATGTTCATCTTCAAATCTGGAAATATGACTATACTTTCTCAAATAGTCACGAATAAATTTACGCAAAATACCATCCCCCTTACCATGAATAATTTTTAAAGAAGGATAACCAATCATTACTGCTCTATCCAATACTTTCTCAAGCTCATATAAGGCATCCTCGGTCCGCATACCACGAACGTCAATCTCCGGATTAAAATCAGCTACAGCATGTGCCGATAATGTCTTAGAACCAGCCCTTGCTGCTTTTTTCAAGTCTTTACCCGCTAATTTAATGACATTCTTACGTTTTTGCACTGTTCGCAATTCTCCCATCGCCAAAATCAGATTGTTTTTAGCAATTTCTAATACTACAGCTTCGTTTTCAGAATCAATAATCTTGACCCAATCGCCAACAGCAATTTCCTCTGTAAGATCTGCAACAGTAACAGGCTTTTTATCCACCTTTTTATCTTTAGGAAGAATCGTCGCAAAAGAACTGTCTAGCTTTGCTCTGATTTCTTTTGTTTTCTCCTTATCAGCTTGTGCAGATTTTATTTCGGATACCGTGTTTTCAATTAATTTATTTGAATTTTTTAACAGCAACTGTGCCTCTTCCTTAGCTTTTTTTAGAATCGTCCTTTTGTTCTCCTCCAAATAATTTTGAAGTTCTTCATATTCTGATTTTATTCGAATCAATTCCTTTTCTCTTTTTGTGATCGCGGATTTAGTATCAAATATTTCTTTCTTCTCCCGCTCTAGATCAACCAACAACGTATCCACCTTTTTTTGATGAGTACCGACCTTTTGTTTTGCCAAATGAATAATCTCTTTATTCAGTCCAATTTTTTGAGCGATTTCAAAAGCGTATGAACTACCTGGCTTTCCGATTTGTAAAATATACAAAGGTTTCATGGCTACATTATCAAATAGCATGGATGCATTTTCTAAACCAGTTGTTTGATTTGCAAATACTTTCAAATTGGAATAGTGAGTCGTTACCACACCACGAATATTCTTTTTATTCAATACCTCCAGCACAGCCTCTGCGATAGGACCTCCAAAGAGTGGGTCAGTTCCTGTACCAAATTCATCAATCAAAACCAAGGTGCGCGCGGTGGCGAACTCTGTAAAATACTTCATTTTTGACAAATGGGCACTGTAGGTACTTAAATCACTTTCGATAGACTGGTCATCCCCAATATCAGCAAATATTTGTTTGAATATACCCACCTTAGAATTGGCATCTGCTGGTATCAATAAACCAGATTGAAGCATCAGCTGCATCAATCCTACCGTTTTCATACAAACGGACTTACCTCCTGCGTTGGGGCCAGATACAACTATAACACGTTGTACTTCGTCAATCTTTATATTCAGCGGAACAATTGTACCACGGTCATGCTGAGCATTCAATGTTAACAATGGATGACGTGCATTGACCAGATTAATTTCTGCTTCTTTTGATAACTCAGGCATTTCAGCTTCAATATCTAATGCAAACAAAGCCTTAGATCGGACAAAATCGACCTTAGTGAGCAATCCATCGTATGCCAACATCAAAGGTATATGTGGTCGTAGTTTAGTTGTTAATTCAACAAGAATACGGATTACTTCACGTCTGCGTTCGAACTCCAAGTCTCTCACCTTATTATTAAGGTGAAACACCTCTTCTGGCTCAATATAAGCAGTTTGTCCAGTAGCTGATTCATCATGAATCAAGCCTTTAACTTTACGCTTATTCTCCGCTAGAATGGGAATGCATAAGCGACCATCACGTATAGTCAGATTGCCATCAGCCGTCCAGCCACTATTTTGTGCACTCTTAAAAATGATATCAATTCGCTTGCGCGCCTCTTGCTCAGCCTTTAAGATACTTTGAGAAAGATCTAATAACAGACGGGAAGCATTATGCTTCATTTTCCCACGATCATCAATAATCATTTCAATATCACGGATAATCTGCTTTTCAATGGGCAAGTGCTCAAATAATAATTCCAAATTAGGATATTGCCCTTGGCGATCATTAAAATAACGGATAATGGCATATACAGTTTTAAGTGAAAGCAGCACACGATGGAACTCCTCTTCCATTAAAAAAGCGCCTTCTACTTTGGCTTTTTCAACCAAAGCGCGAATGGGATATAAGTGATCTACCGGCAATGCATCATCGCTGGTCAGTAGATATTTAAATTCGTTAGTTTGACGTAAAAATTTATCAATTTGGTCAAATCGAGTTTGTGGTTGTATTTTATCAACCAAATCACGCCCCGACTCACTGATACATTTTTGTTTTATCAATTCCTTTATCTCGGCAAAACCGAGTTTATCACTTGCGTTATTAGGATAAATCATGTTTTAATTAAAATTTATTTAACCGGTTTATGAGGCAAAATTTCCAGCTTTTGACTGGATTTTGCATCCAATAGTACAGGAGGTTTCTCCGGTTTTTTCACCTCCTTAATATCAGTACGCACAGGTACATTTTCCGAAACCTTTACAGATTCCATTTCAGGTCTTTGATCATTACGAATAGACTTAGCTTCTACTTTCGGTACAGCTGTCGAATCAATCGACGATTTTACTGGAGGTGGAATATGTTTAAGTAGAAATGTACCCAAATTCAGGTTCCCCTTTAATCCTGTCTGATCATAAAAATCTTGAGATGCCTTTTTGTAATCCCACTTTGTACTATCCGGTTTGTAGTTCAAAATCAATTTCTTTTGCCGTTCATATAAAGCAATAAAGTCATTTACACGCGCTAAGCTATCCTGAAAGAGTGCCGTCCGAATAGAATCCTTTCTGCGTACAGAATCCATCCTAGACTGATCTGCCTTGATATATCCTTCATTCATCTTTTTTAAGTTGTTCCCAACCTCTTCATATATCTTATTCATCGACTCGGCATCACTCGCATAAAAAGATAAATTTTTCTTAAAAGTAGTCGAGTCTAGATCGAACTTCTTAAAAGTATTGTCATAAAGTGGAAAAATAACTTTCCTTGCACTATCAGCATCTAATGTTGATAAATAAGAGTCTGTTATATAAATCTCAGTCAAGACCTTCACAAAATCCTTTTTCGGGATAATATCTTTCTCATTCGTACTTTTACAAGAAACAAATAAAAAAATCAGAGCAAGTACATTCAGTATTAATCGTTGCATTTCGTAATTTTGTACAAATTTATAAAAAGGGCTGACATTTGGCACCCTTTGAATTCTTAAATATACAATTATCATGAGTATTGCAAGCAACCTAGAAGCGATTAATTTAGAAGTTAAAGCGCTCGGCGTTCAACTAGTCGCTGTATCAAAAACAAAACCGAATGAAGATATCATGCAAGCCTATGAAGCTGGGCAGCGAGTTTTTGGTGAAAATCTAGTACAAGAACTGGTTGAAAAATACGAATCCTTGCCAAAAGATATCGAATGGCACCTGATTGGTCATCTTCAGACCAATAAAGTTAAATATATCGCTCCTTTCGTCACGCTTATCCATGCTGTGGATTCGCTCAAACTTTTAAAAGAAATCGACAAGCAAGCTGCTAAAAACAAACGTGTTATTGATTGTTTACTTCAAGTACATATTGCTGAGGAAGATACAAAGTTTGGTTTTGATCATGCCGAATTGATTGAAATGTTGCGTGATGAAGAATTTTTAGCTTTAAAACATGTTAACATCCGAGGTTTAATGGGTATAGCGACAAATACGGAAAATGAAAAGGAAATAAAAGAAGAGTTTTATGAATTAAAGTCACTTTATGATGGGATTAAAGCAAGCTTTTACCGTAAAAATGAAAGTTTTGATACATTGTCCATGGGAATGTCATCGGATTATAAATTAGCGATAGAGAAAGGATCAACCATGATCAGAGTAGGTAGCACCATTTTTGGTAAACGTGTAATCAAACATTTCAAAAATAATGACTAAAGCTATTATTAGGCCTGCTGTTGAAGCAGATGGTGTGAGGATGCTCGAATTAATTCGTGAACTTGCAATAGTGGAAAAAGCACCCGATGAGGTAACTGTCTCTATGGAAGAGTTTCTAGATGCGGGATTTGGAAAAAATCCTATCTGGGGAGCTTTTGTTGCAGAAGTTGATGAGAAAATTGTAGGAATTTCCTTATATTACATTCGTTATTCCACTTGGAAAGGAAGAAGGCTCTATCTTGAGGATTTGATTGTGACAGAAAGTATGCGTGGCTCTGGAATTGGCAAACAACTTTTCGAAGAAACTCTTAATTTAGGTAAATCACAAGGATATCACGGTATGGTATGGCAGGTACTAGACTGGAACGAACCTGCAATTCAATTCTACAAGAAATATAAAGCGGACTTCGATTCATCATGGATTAATGTATCGATCACATATTAAAAGATAAAAGAACGGTTAAGTTACATGAAACCAGCACACTATTTATACCTCTATATTACATTTGCTTTATTGGGCAGCACTTCCTGTACAAGTGAGCAAGGAGAAACAGCACAAAAAATTAGTGGTGATACGCTCCATTATGATATGAAGGAAGTGCATAGGTATAGTAGCTTTTTTGTAAAAGAAGGTAAAAAGATCGATACCACATTTTTTAAAGCAAGATATCCAGCTTTTAAAGATACAATGATCAATAGCTTATTGAGCCATTCCATTAATCTAGAAGGTGACTCTGAAATAAATAGTGCAGCGAAGAGATTTGTGGATGCTTACGATGAGTATGTAGAAGAAAATAACGGTCAGTCTTCTGCCACTTGGTTTAGAGATCTTCACGCCAAAGTTTATCAAAATACGCCTAGGTTTATCAGTATAGAAACTAATCAAACCGAATATACGGGTGGAGCCCATGGCGATCATTTTACCTTGTTCAATCATTTTGATATCAAAACAGATCAAAAAATAACGCTTGTTGATATTGTCGATGAGAAAAATCAGAAAGAATTGACTAAAATTGCAGAAAAATATTTTCGCAAATTGGAAAAATTATCGAAGACAGAATCTCTAAATGACAAGTACTTTTTTGAATCAGGCAATTTCACACTTGCGAATAATTTTGCTTTAACAAAAGAAAGCCTGCTGTTCTATTACAATGTATATGAAATAAAACCTTACTCTGGGGGAAACACAACCCTAGAAGTTCCATATAAAGATATTAAGCACTTGATTTCAAACAAGGGCTTGGCATATATCAATAGTATTAATTAGCAATCAACCTCAACGTAAATCATATCGATGCAAGTTTTTAAATTTGGTGGCGCATCAGTCAAAGATGCTGAAAGTGTAAAAAATTCAGCATATATCATTTCTAAGTATAAAGTAGAGGCTTTATTAGTCGTTGTTTCGGCAATGGGTAAAACAACCAATCTATTAGAAGATGTAACTAAAGCATATTACCACAACACCGGTGAAGCTTTTGAAATGTTAGAAAAGGCTAAAGTATTTCACTTTAACATTTTGTCAGATCTATTCGAAGACCACAATCATCCTATCATTGATGAAATCGCGAATTGTTTTGTTGAAATTGAATGGATATTGGAAGAAGAACCGCAAGATTCTTTTGATTATCTATTTGACCAAATCGTATCTACAGGGGAAATCGTATCTTCTAAAATACTAGCTGCTTATTTAAATCATATCGGCGTAAATTCAAAATGGCTGGATGCTCGGAATTATATCATGACCGACAATTCCTACACCGAAGCACAAGTCAACTGGGAGAAAACAGAGGCTATCATTCAAGCAGAGATTCCACATATCCTACAAGAATATTTAGGTATCACACAGGGTTTCATTGGTTCTACTTCAGAAAATTTCACAACGACATTAGGGCGTGAAGGATCAGATTATTCTGCGGCTATATTTGCAGCTTGTCTCGATGCGCAGCATGTTACCATTTGGAAAGATGTACCTGGTGTTTTAAATGCAGATCCCAAATGGTTTGAGAAAACGGAGCTTATACCCGAATTATCGTACACCGATGCCATTGAATTGACTTATTATGGAGCGACTGTCATTCATCCAAAAACAATTAAACCGCTACAGAACAAAAATATTCAATTGAATGTCCGTTCTTTTTTAAATCCAGAAGTACCCGGCACGAAGATCAAAAGTACAAATGTATCCTTACCGGTACCTTCTTTTATCTTTAAAGTGAATCAAATATTGATCTCTATATCACCACGTGACTTTTCTTTTATAGTAGAAGATAATTTACGTGATATTTTTAATTTATTTCATCAATTTCGAATCAAACTTAATATGATGCACAATAGTGCTATTAATTTTTCAGTAGCTGTTGATGATACTGGACAAAACATTATTGATGTCTTAGAGGAATTGAAAAAGAAATTTAAGGTAAATATTGAAACAGGTTTAGAATTAATCACAATACGCTATTACAATCAAGAAACGATCAATCGTGTCTTGGTCAATAAAGAAGTGATAAGCGAATTGAAAGATACCTATACATGTCAGCTGCTTGTTAAAAAAATATAAATGAATATACATATCCTTCAAAAGGAGGTTCAAGATTTTATCCATCAACACGAACATGAATCTTCTGCTTCATTGGCATTAAAAAAATCTCCTTTTGAAGGTATAACATCCTCTGAACTTGCTTCACAGATAGATGGAAAACAGCGCTGTCGAAAAAAAATACCTCTTTGGGCACAAACTGACAATATCTATTATCCCGATAAGCTAAACTTAGAACAGTGCTCTTCGGAGAAGACTGCTCGATTTAAAGCATCGCTAATAGAACCTAATACGACATTAATCGATATCACAAGTGGCTTTGGGGTCGATGACTACTACTTTGCTCAAGCAGCACAAAAAGTCATCTCCTGTGAAATTAATCCCGAACTTGCAGCCATATCGAAGTACAATGCGAAGCAATTACAGGCAGATAATATAGATGTCATTGCTTCAGATGGGGTGAAATATATATTTGAAAATAAGGACCTTAAGATAGACTACATCTATATCGACCCGTCAAGAAGAGTCGCGCAACAAAAGGTTTTTATGCTAAGTGACTGCGAACCCAATATCGTAGTATTGCAACAAGAGTTATTGCAGCGAGCAGATCATATCATCACTAAGGTAGCCCCTCTTTTGGATATTACTGCTGCACGATCAGAATTGCATCATGTCAAAGATATCTACGTGGTCAGCCTTCAAAATGACTGTAAAGAATTGCTATTTGTACAAAAAAAAGATTTCGTAGGTGAGCCTAATATCACTGCTGTTCGAATTTTTGGAGAGAAAACTCAACGATTTTGTTTTACTCAACAAGAAGAAGCTGATGCAGCAGTTAGCTTTTCGCAGCCCCTGCGTTACCTTTACGAACCTGATGTATGCCTCACGAAAGCTGGCGCTTTTAAGAGTATTACAAAAGCCTTTAATCTCAAAAAAATACACCAACATACACATCTCTACACGTCTGATATTTATGATGAGGATTTTTTAGGAAAAATCTATGAAATTTCTGAAGTCATTCCGTTTTCCATCTTCAAAAAATCTAAAGAGAAATTAAAAACTAACGCTGTTGCTAAAAATTTTCCTTTAAAAACCGAAGTGCTGAAGAAAAAATTTAAGATCAGTGACGGCGGTGAGTTACATAGTTTTTTTATAACTGACGCTGCAGATGAGCTAATTGTCATCCACGCGACACGAAAATAGTAAAGCGACATTATCATTACATAGTTCTCTAAAATAAACTATAATTTTATTTTATGAGAAATATTGCTTTATCAGCTTTAGATCTTGCGCCAATCAAAAAAGGTTGCACAACATCAGAAGCATACAACAGAACCATAAAAATAGCGCAACATATTGAGCAGTTAGGATATAAAAGAATCTGGGTAGCAGAACACCATAATATGGAGTATATAGCTAGCTCTGCTACATCCTTAGTGATTCAACATATTGCTGCCAATACAAAAAGTATTCGGGTCGGTTCAGGAGGTATTATGCTCCCAAACCACTCTCCTTTAGTAATTGCAGAACAATTTGGAACATTAGAAACTTTATATCCGAATCGTATTGACCTGGGATTAGGTCGTGCACCTGGTACAGATCAGGAAACGGCTATGGCGCTCCGCCGCAATAATTTCAATACGGCATATCAATTTCCCCAAGACGTAGCTGCACTACAACAGTATTTCAGTGACGATAATGCAGATTCAAAAGTCCGTGCTTTTCCGGCTGAGGGCTTAAATGTGCCTTTATATATTTTAGGATCAAGTACTGATAGTGCTTATCTAGCCGCTAGTCTAGGTTTACCTTATGCTTTTGCTGCCCATTTTGCACCTGCTCAACTAGCAAAAGCAAGTGAGATTTATCATCAAAATTTCAAACCGTCGGCAAGTCTTTCAGCACCATATTTCATTGTCTGTGTCAATGTGATAGCGGCTAAAACAACAGCAGAAGCAGAATTACAATCAACAAGTGTAAAAAATTTATTTGCAGGTATCCTGACTAATACTAGAGCCCCCCTATCTCCTCCCACATTTGAAGTGATCTATAAAGGGATTCCTAGTATCGAGCAGGCGGCTGACAATATGTTGTCCTGTAGCTTCATAGGAGACAAAGAGACCATCAGACGTGAATTGGAACCGTTTATCGAAAAGCTGCAAATAGATGAACTTATGGCCATCTCTTATATATATGATGATCAAAAATGTTTAGATTCCTTTAGCATACTAAAAGAAGCTTTAGAGGATTAATCAAAACACATACATCGGGCACTATAATTGATATAGCTATTCAAATTATAATGTCCGATGAAATATTTAAGCCTTACAACACTATTATTAGCTCTGACAATTCAGTCTTGTCAAAATAACACTCAAGTTAACAAGACTATACCTACCGACAGCGTCACGACAACAACAGGCGATATAACCACACCTACTACTACGAAGCCTAATAACCTGAAGAACTCAACACCTGTGGGATCCATTGTTATGATTGACACATACCGAATCTATGAAGAGGCTGAAGATCCTAGTAAAATACTAAATAAAAATTGGTTTGATCTCTATGAAGAGAATGGTCAATATTATTTGGCAAAAGTAGACTATAAGATTGAAGATGGTTATAGCGAATGTGCTGGCGTACCTACAAAATCAGTAATATCGAAAAGAAATTCTATGCTATTCTTAAACTTTCCTTTTTTAAAAGCAGGAAAAATAGAAAATCTCAAAATCACACAGGCTGAAATTTGGCCAAAAGAAACCGTTATCTACAATTTTAATAATCAAAAATATCAACTGAAAGGATATGGAGATATTCTAGGTACACAAGTTCGATCTAATGATCAAGGTCGCGAAGAGGTATTTCATGAAGTCAAAAATTATAAATTGACTTACTCTTACAATGGGTCATCTGAAGCCAATATGATACAAGAAGAGCAATTTAATGACACATTTATCAAAACACTATTTGTAGGCGATATTGATCGTGATGGCAAACTTGATTTTATCATCTCCAAACCCACTAATTATGAAGAAAATAGTATCATGCTGATTCTATCATCACAAATAAAAGAGAATAATATCCAAAAAAATAGTTTTCAGCAAAGCGTTCAATTTGATTGTTAAACATGAATATAAAGAAAGTCATTCAAGATTTCAATCCGATACAAAAAAGCCTAATCTCGCTTTTGGTAGCTATTATCACGACAACTATTAGCTATCAGTATGATATCGGTTTGCTTATGCTCACCCTGCTCTTTTGGATTACATTTTGTCTTACTTACATTGCTTTATCGTGGTATATTTTCTACCGAATGCCTGTCGCTCTTATCGTTAAAAAAGCAGCTTCTGAGGATGGCAGCAGATTATTTGTTTCTATTTTTATTCTACTAGCCAGCTTCACTTGTCTGTTCGCAGTACTGCTCATCATCATCGCAGACCCAGGAACTAATATGTCTAAAGGTTTAAGTATTAGTATCTGTGTCTTGAGCATTATCAGCTCTTGGTTCTTAGTACATACGACTTATGTCTTTCATTATGCCCATCTGTATTATGCTGAGGGATCTGAAGGAAAAGGTCTAGATTTTCCAGGAAACGAAAAACCGGATTATGTAGATTTTGCATATTTTTCTTTTGTTTTAGGTTGTACTTTCCAGGTGTCTGATATTGAAGTTTCTTCACGAAAGATCAGAAGAGTGGTTTTATTTCATGGTCTGCTTTCTTTTGCATTAAATACTTTTGTAGTCGCTTTGACCATTAATATTATTTCTGGATTAATCCATTAATAAGGAAGAAAGGGCAATAGTCGCTCATAAGACTAATAATAATATTGATTAATTTTAGACATATAAAGTGCTTGGCAAGACCAACAATACTTACTTATGACAACAAATATTTTGGTCCATTTTATAGCAAAAAACATGCTAACAGGCTAACTCCTAAAATTGGATCTGTTGATTCAGAAAAAATAACAACAGCTATGTCAGATTTTTGAGATTAAATAAAAGTCGTACAGAAAATTTGACAATTTCGATCACTCATAATATCACAACTTCGATTCCCTTAAGTGGGAAGTCGTCATATAAAAAAGAACGCACACATCGAGCGATGTTGTGCGTTCATAATTGAAAGGGAATTGAAAGGATTCTTTATAGTTTTTCTGCATGTTGTGAAATATCCATACCGATCAACTCCTCTTCTTCCGATGTGCGAAGAGGTGAAATCAGATCTGTTATTTTCAACAATAAGAAAGCAACAATCAAAATAAAAGCGGAAGAGGCAAACAGACCAATCATATGTGCCTGAAATAAACCAACCTCACCGTAAAATAAACCATTATGCTCAACAGCACTATTGATCTGTTTGTGAGCAAATACACCCGTTAAAATCATTCCAACGATTCCTCCTACCCCATGACAAGGAAAAACATCTAATGTATCGTCCACTTTAGAACGTGTACGCCAATCCACCACAAGGCGACTAACGATAGCTGCAATAGCACCTATAACTAAAGAATGTGGAACTGTTACAAATCCTGCAGCTGGGGTAATAGCAACCAGCCCAACAACAAGCCCAATGCAAGTTCCCATGGCTGAAGGTTTTGTCCCCCGTACAGCATCAAAGAAAATCCAAGTGAGTGCTGCAGCAGCCGAAGCTGTCATTGTTGTCGATAATGCCGTCGAGGCAAGACTAGAAGCTGAAAATGCTGAACCTGCATTGAAACCAAACCAACCAAACCAGAGCATACCTGTACCCAACAGCACATAAGTAATACGGGCCGGCGTATGATGTCCAGGTTCACGACCTTGTTTTAAATAAATAGCCGATGCAAGTGCTGTTAGTCCTGCTGACATATGCACGACAGTACCACCTGCAAAATCCAAAACGCCCAATTTAAACAGCAATCCGTCTGGATGCCATGTGGCATGAGCAAGAGGTGCATAAATGAAAACAAAAAATAAGCAGATAAATAAAATATAGGAAGTGAAGCGAATTCGCTCTGCAAAAGCACCCGTAATCAAAGCTGGAGTAATAATAGCAAATTTCAATTGAAACATAGCAAATAAGGCAAACGGAATCGTTGGCGCTCCAACCCAAGGCTTCCCATCCAGAACATCATGAAACATAAAATACGTCATGGGATTACCAATAACACCTCCAACACTATCTCCAAATACTAAACTAAATCCAAATACCACCCAAATCACGCTAACAACAGCCATACAGATAAAACTTTGCAACATGGTGGATATTACATTCTTTTTCCTGACCATTCCACCATAAAAATATGCTAAACCAGGTGTCATAATAAGAACTAGAGCTGTTGAAGTCAGCATCCATGCGACATCAGCCCCATTATACTCATAATTGGTCTTATTTTTAGGTAAAGAGGGAAAAAATAGTGACAACACCACTATAGCTAACATAAAATAAAAAGGAATAGCTGTTTTTTTAATCATTTTTGTTTTTTTTCTTAATCAACACCCAAATTAAGAGAAAAAAAATAGTAAAACCTATATTTTTTTTAAAAAAATATATAAAAAATAGATATTAATTGAAATTAAAAACACTAAATGAATAAAAACTTATAAATATCAAAATATAAGGAACAAAAAAAAGGATGAATTTAAAAAATTCACCCTTTTAACAAGATTTATACAATAAAACTAAAATTGCTTCTCTAATTTCTCACTTAATACTGATTTTGGAACAGCTCCGATTTGTTTATCAACAATTTCACCGTTCTTAAAGAACAATAAAGCTGGAATGTTACGAATTCCAAAACGAACTGAGATTTCTGGATTCTCATCTACATTCACTTTTCCGATTACTGCTTTATCACCGTAATCATTAGCCAATTCTTCCACAATTGGACCTACCATACGACATGGACCACACCATTCTGCCCAAAAGTCAACTAAAACTGGTTTGTCCGATTTCAAAACAACTTCTTCAAAGTTGCTATCTGTAATTTCTAAAGCCATATTTCTTATTTTTTTAACCGAAGTTATTTGTTAATTATTATTTACTCTTTTATAAGAACAAATATAATAAAGATGTACGTAATATAAGTGTAATATTAAATTGACTTCTTTTAATTCAATCGGTAATTGACACCCTCAAAGCCCTCTATTGCTTCTAAAAACTCATTTGTCAAATTGATTCGCTTCAATTTCGCAGGCATTTCGATTGAAATTTCATCTTGGGGATCCCAAATTTTGAAACGCAGTTGACAATTCGGAACTACACCTTCGATCTCATTCGAGTCCAATACTTGCTTCATCTCTTCTAAGAACATATCGTTCAATGCAGGTAGCGCGATATTAATGGTAAATATTTTAGCCATTTTCTCCCTTAAATCCGATAACAATTGAATGCCTTTAATTTCAAAGCCCCAATTACCAACCTGCTTAAATCTTTCCTGCACTAATCCTCGAAGCTGAACAAAATATCCTTCTTCCAGATAACCCTTAAACTTGACATAATCCTCACCAAAAACCATGATTTCATAAGAATCGGAATAATCCTCGATAATAAATGAACCAAAAGGTTTACCAGACTTTGCAATCCTATGATTAGCCATCGCAATGATTCCACCGATAACGACTTCCTTATTTTTTATTCGATTAAAATCCAGCAATACTTCCTCTTCTACCTCAGAAGCCTTCACCTTATTGATCAGTTGGAGATCACTGACTTTATTTTGGCAGAAATGCTTGATCTCAAACTTATAATTATCTAAAGGATGACTGGTCAAATAAATTCCAATCACTTCTTTTTCATATTTCAATTTCTCGATCAATCCCCAAGGTGGACAAGATGCTAAAACAGGCTCAGGTAGTTCCGCTGCACCATCGCCTCCGAAAAGACTTACTTGTGCCGAATTTTCATTCTCTTTGAATCGTTGAGCAAACTTAATGGCTTTTTCCAATCCCGTTGAATTATCTTCAGCATGAAAATATTGGGCACGATGCATATTTTGAAAACTATCAAAACCACCTGCATAAGCCAAACTTTCAAATGCTTTCTTATTTGCTGCGCGCAGATCGATTCGTTTGGCCAAGTCAAATACCGATTTATAAGGACCTGATGCTCGCGTTTGTACAATGGTATCCACCGCACCTGCACCAACACCTTTTACAGCGCCCATTCCAAATCGAATAGCACCACGATCATTCACAGTAAACTTATAATGAGATTCATTTACATCAGGAGCCAACACTTCCAGCCCCATACGTTTACATTCCTCCA is a window encoding:
- a CDS encoding endonuclease MutS2, which codes for MIYPNNASDKLGFAEIKELIKQKCISESGRDLVDKIQPQTRFDQIDKFLRQTNEFKYLLTSDDALPVDHLYPIRALVEKAKVEGAFLMEEEFHRVLLSLKTVYAIIRYFNDRQGQYPNLELLFEHLPIEKQIIRDIEMIIDDRGKMKHNASRLLLDLSQSILKAEQEARKRIDIIFKSAQNSGWTADGNLTIRDGRLCIPILAENKRKVKGLIHDESATGQTAYIEPEEVFHLNNKVRDLEFERRREVIRILVELTTKLRPHIPLMLAYDGLLTKVDFVRSKALFALDIEAEMPELSKEAEINLVNARHPLLTLNAQHDRGTIVPLNIKIDEVQRVIVVSGPNAGGKSVCMKTVGLMQLMLQSGLLIPADANSKVGIFKQIFADIGDDQSIESDLSTYSAHLSKMKYFTEFATARTLVLIDEFGTGTDPLFGGPIAEAVLEVLNKKNIRGVVTTHYSNLKVFANQTTGLENASMLFDNVAMKPLYILQIGKPGSSYAFEIAQKIGLNKEIIHLAKQKVGTHQKKVDTLLVDLEREKKEIFDTKSAITKREKELIRIKSEYEELQNYLEENKRTILKKAKEEAQLLLKNSNKLIENTVSEIKSAQADKEKTKEIRAKLDSSFATILPKDKKVDKKPVTVADLTEEIAVGDWVKIIDSENEAVVLEIAKNNLILAMGELRTVQKRKNVIKLAGKDLKKAARAGSKTLSAHAVADFNPEIDVRGMRTEDALYELEKVLDRAVMIGYPSLKIIHGKGDGILRKFIRDYLRKYSHISRFEDEHQDRGGDGITYAYL
- a CDS encoding DUF4296 domain-containing protein; the encoded protein is MQRLILNVLALIFLFVSCKSTNEKDIIPKKDFVKVLTEIYITDSYLSTLDADSARKVIFPLYDNTFKKFDLDSTTFKKNLSFYASDAESMNKIYEEVGNNLKKMNEGYIKADQSRMDSVRRKDSIRTALFQDSLARVNDFIALYERQKKLILNYKPDSTKWDYKKASQDFYDQTGLKGNLNLGTFLLKHIPPPVKSSIDSTAVPKVEAKSIRNDQRPEMESVKVSENVPVRTDIKEVKKPEKPPVLLDAKSSQKLEILPHKPVK
- a CDS encoding YggS family pyridoxal phosphate-dependent enzyme, which gives rise to MSIASNLEAINLEVKALGVQLVAVSKTKPNEDIMQAYEAGQRVFGENLVQELVEKYESLPKDIEWHLIGHLQTNKVKYIAPFVTLIHAVDSLKLLKEIDKQAAKNKRVIDCLLQVHIAEEDTKFGFDHAELIEMLRDEEFLALKHVNIRGLMGIATNTENEKEIKEEFYELKSLYDGIKASFYRKNESFDTLSMGMSSDYKLAIEKGSTMIRVGSTIFGKRVIKHFKNND
- a CDS encoding GNAT family N-acetyltransferase, giving the protein MTKAIIRPAVEADGVRMLELIRELAIVEKAPDEVTVSMEEFLDAGFGKNPIWGAFVAEVDEKIVGISLYYIRYSTWKGRRLYLEDLIVTESMRGSGIGKQLFEETLNLGKSQGYHGMVWQVLDWNEPAIQFYKKYKADFDSSWINVSITY
- a CDS encoding DUF3298 and DUF4163 domain-containing protein, which encodes MKPAHYLYLYITFALLGSTSCTSEQGETAQKISGDTLHYDMKEVHRYSSFFVKEGKKIDTTFFKARYPAFKDTMINSLLSHSINLEGDSEINSAAKRFVDAYDEYVEENNGQSSATWFRDLHAKVYQNTPRFISIETNQTEYTGGAHGDHFTLFNHFDIKTDQKITLVDIVDEKNQKELTKIAEKYFRKLEKLSKTESLNDKYFFESGNFTLANNFALTKESLLFYYNVYEIKPYSGGNTTLEVPYKDIKHLISNKGLAYINSIN